The Apodemus sylvaticus chromosome 19, mApoSyl1.1, whole genome shotgun sequence sequence CAGTGGTTAGGAGGTCTAACCCAAGCCTGTTCTGTAAGACCACTTCTACCAATGAATCTACCTGATCCTGAACAGATCAGAATACCATATTAACATCATCGATTAACTTCTGAGAGAGCTTTTTGAACAAGTCTACCGCTATTCCTATTCCCACTGAGCCCATAACATCTCCAGTTATTCCCAGCCTGATGAGGAGGGAAATGAACTGAAATGCCCTCCTATGTCTGGGAGTGAAGGTGGGAAGTGGGGCAGGCTGGTCCCCAGGGAGCATTTCTACATCTGTAGGAGCATAGCAGGAGAGACAACCCCATCCAATTAGGAGGAAGGGATGGATAGGCCATCTTATCTCAGCACACAAAAGCTCTCCCCTTTCTTAAGCCCTGGAAGCATTAATGACTTGGTTGCAAGAAACAAACATAGCTAAACCTAAATCTACACCAAAAGATTTCTGAATTGGTTAAAGAAACAGGTTGAGTTACTGAACCCAGTGGGTTTACCTTAAAAGGTCTTATGGGgctgcactttgcattttctaggATGGTAAACCAGAGTCATTTAGCAGGGGTACCATTAGGGGCCAGGCAGCCCCCATAGCGAGGCACAGCCAACAATCATCAGCCAATGCAGGGTTGGAAAAGTTAAGAGCTGTCAAAAGAGTATAAGTGGCTGTCAGTATATCAGAAGTCTAAGGATCTATATCAGTATCTCTAGACTTTGGTAGCAAAAGTGGGTGATAATGAAGTTGAGGCAACAGGTTATCAATCTGTGCCTGGACTTGCTCCTGTGCTCTTTGGGTCCTAATGTAGTCATTAGGTCCCCCATCTGACCCATATATTGGTGGCTCCTGAGGCCAACAAGCATGTTTGCCAACTAGGGCCAAACAGTTGGCTTGAGAATATTTCTGGCTTGTCCCTAGCACTTGGGGGGATAATTGACTAATCTCCCCCAAAGAGCCTGTGTAAGAGGTCCAGGGGGTGGCCATAAAATAGGGCACCCCGTCCTTGGTACATTCAGTGAAGGATGTATAGCAGATCACATTCATCTGATCCACAAATGAACAATTGCCATCTGGAGACTTAGGCAAAGGTTTTGGTTTGAGACACATGCGAGGATTGTTGTAGCCCTCCAGTTGAAAGACTATGAACGCCTAGGTATGCTATCCTTTCCCTGCAATCAATGGATTGAGTATATCATGGGGGAGAAGCCCGGGTACCTCCTTGGCAGTCACAGGGGTTACCATATAGCGAAATCAGAAGCTGGTGTTTGTCAGCAGGCCAATCAAGAACGCTCCTCATCTGAGTTACCATCACAGTATTCCAAGAATCATCAGCATCTTGGGTCTCTTTTGTTGTGGAGATCTTGATCTTGAGAGGATGTcctgttctctgttctctctaCTCTCCAATCTGAAGGGTCACCAATCATGATGGACTTTACATGTGATGCATGAATACAGGCAGCAATTCCTTCAACCTTTATGGTGGTCAGGTGGTGAGCAGGACCAAGTAGGGGCCTTTCCACCTGGGTTCTGAGGTCTGTGCCTGATGTCGCTTCACGTACACCAGGTCTCCAACTTGGAAGATGTGTGTGGCATCAGGGGTAGAGGGAACATATGCTGCTACCAGTGGAGCCCAGACTTGCTGCTGGATGGTCTGTAGGGCCTTGAGCCTGACATATAAATCATTGTCATTATGGCAAGTGACCTCAGGGACCCCTCCCATCAGAATAAGAGGGGTAGGAGTCCCACATAGTATCGCAAAAGGAGTCAATTCAAATGTGAAGGCGTGTTCTGGGCTCGGAACAGGACAAGGGGCAGGAGCACAACCCAGTCTGTGCCAGTCTCTAAAGTCAATTTAGTGAAGGTCTCTTTTATAGTTCTGTTTATTCTTTCTCCTTGCCCTTAACTTTGGAGGTGGTAACCATAATGAAGTTTCCAATCAGTCCCCCAAAATCTGGCTAACTTCTGACTTACCTGGGCTACAAAAGCTGACCCATTATCTGGCCCAATAACCTTAGGTGTTCCAAACCTCTCCCTGGTCTCATTTCTGTGAAGTCTACCTCCCAATAAGTCCCCAGTCGATCTCCTCTGGGCCTCTTACCCATTTTTACTTTTGTTCTGCATGCATTCACTTTCTGACAGGGATTCGCAATGTCAAAATTATTAACTATTGGTCAAACTAATAAGTTCAATCTTGGGACTGAGTTCTTTGATCTCAAAACAGTTTATATGAACTTATCGCCCCTCAAATGAATCCATTGATGCTTCTATTTGATCATGAGCTGGGCTTGTCTTTGTAGTAAAATAATCTTTACCTAGGGGGTGTGCCACACCCCTCTCTTAGTGTCATTGGGGTTATTAGGGTCCTGGTGAGTCAAAGCCAGGTCTAATGTCCTGTACTCGGGCCCCTTCTCTTTACTGGGAACTGTCTAGATGGTCGGGATTAAGGGAGCCTGTTGGGCAGCTTCTCTGACAGCCTTGTCTGCCATGTTGTCCCCTCTGGCCACGGGAGAATCACCTTTTTGAAGGCCAGGCCAATGGATTATGCTCACCTTCATTGGCAAGAAGAGAGCTTTTAGCAGAGCCaagattttgattttatttttgatttcttttcctcctgATGTGAGGAGGCCTCTCTGCTGGTAGATGCCCCATGTACATGAACAGTGGCAAAGGCATACCGGCTATCCGTGTAGATGTTAAccctttttccctctcccagTTACAAAGCCTTTGTGAGGGCTATCAACTCAGCCTTCTAGGCAGCTGTCCCCTCTGGGAGGGATTGGGCCCAAATGGTGCACCGTCCGTCTACCACAGCTGCCCCTGCCCTTCTCTACCCATTTTCAAGGAAACTGCTCCCATGCGTATGCCAGGTTGCTTCTGCATCCGTCAAAGGCTGATCTGACAAATCCTTTCGCCAGCTGTGCGCTTCTGCTAACAACTGTTGACAGTCATGGATGGGAGGTTCGAGTTCTGGATCTGGGAGCAAGGTAGCCAGGTTTAGGTTTGCAGGAGGGGGAGAAAGTTACTCGGTCAGAGTTAAGCAACAGAGTTTGGTAATGGGTCATTCGGACATTGGTAAGCCAGCGGTCAGACAGTTGCTGCGAATCACTTTCCAGGGCATGTGGTGCCATTACCACCAGGTCTTGTCCTAGAGTTAGTTTGTCTGCATCTCTGACTATCGTGGCCACAGCTGCCATAATATGTAGGCAAGCTGGCCACCTCGCCACCACAAGGTCCAGTTTCTTTGACAAGTAGGTGACTGGTCTCTTCCATGGTCCCAATTTCTGTGTCAGAACCCCTTTTGATAGTCCCTTGCTTTCAGCTACAAAGAGGTGGGAGGGCTTGGTAACACCTGGGAGTCCTAATGCAGGAGCTGTCATTAAGGCCTGTTTGATGGAGTCAAAAGCCTGCTGTTCTCTTTCTCCCTAGTGGAAGGGATGTCCTGATTTTGTCAGGGGATATAAGGGAGCAGCCAGTTCAACAAAACCTGGTATCCAAAGTCTGCAAAATCCCACAGTACCCAGGAACTCCCTCACTTGTTTGGAGTCGTGGGAGGAGGAATGTGGGACACAGTCTCTTTTCTGGCATCGGAGAGCCACCACTTGCCATTCGTCAACAGGTACCCCTGGTAACCTACCTTCGTTGACAGATCTGAGCCTCCTTAGCAGAGGCTCGGTGGCTGAGTGTCTTTAGTTCAGGAGTAGCTTCTTGGTTCCATCTAGGCACTGCACTTCAGTTTTAGCTGCAACAGAAGATCATCTGCATATTGAAGTAAGGTTACCTGAGGGTTAGATTCATGAAATATGGCGAGGTCCCGATGTAGTGCTTCGTCAAAGATGAAGTGGGGGGAGTTTTTGAATCCCTGGGGCAGTCGGGTCCACATCAACTGGCCCATAACCCCCAATCCAGGGTCTTTCCATTCAAAAGTGAAATACTCCTGGCTTTTGGATGCCAATGAAAGGCAGAAGAAAGCATCTTTTAGATCTAGTATAGTGTACCAAGTCCTATATGGGGGCAAGGAGCTCAACAGGCTATAAGGGTTAGGCACAGTCGGATGTAGGTCTTTGACCCTTCTGTTTACTTCTCTGAGATCCTGTACTAGTCAGTAGTCTCCAGTTCCTGGTTTCTGAATGAGCAGGAGAAGCGTGTTCCAAGCTAATTGGCACTTGCATAGGCACCATCTCTGGCTTCCCTGGACATGGAGTGCTTCCGTACTGCTATTGGGCTGGTGAGGGCTCTTGGCTCTACATGGACAGGGGTTGATTTTTAGCTTGCCTCAGTCCTCTAGTCTCAGCCCAAGCCTGAGGGTAGGTTTGTAGTCAGTAGTCCATCTTGGAAGGGGCCTCCTTTTCAGGCTAAAACAGTTGATACTCATCTTCTAGCCACATAGTTAAGACCTGTATAGTCTCCAGTTGGTCCTAAGACTAGTGGTCCTCTCTGGTTGGAAATGAATTTGGGCTCCAATTTTAGTTAATAAATCTCTCCCCAGTAATGGGTTTGTATACTCAGGTATCAAAAGAAATGAGTTGGCTACCCGGCCCACTCTGAGATCTACAGAtctttgggtagtccatgaatattgTTCGATACCAGTTGCCCCTTGGACCCACAATTTTTTGTTTGGCATTGGTCCTTCCATCTCCAATATCACAGAGGACTAGGCTCCCATGTCCACCAGGAACTGAATAGCTTCCCCTCCACCTTGAAATTTACCCTGGTCTCAGGGAGGGGTTCCGAGCCCCACCCTCCCTAGTCGCTATCTTCCTGAAGGGCCAATATTTTGGGCCTTAGGGCTGAGatggaagtttctttttcttccaattGGGGTAATCTTGAACCCAGAGTACCTTCTCTTTACAATAGACACAATGGTCTCTCTCTAGTTGGTCCCTCTGGGGATCTAGTCCCATCCGTACACTTCTTTATCCCTAACTACTGTGGCCAAAATCTTCTGAAGATTcttgtctcctgtctcctgtctcactttttctctctttcttctaattctttttatttcttagcctctttttctttctccactccatttccctgttctggaatacCTTTTCTGCCACCTGTTCAAGATCCTTTAAAGACTTATCTCCCAGGCCCTCTAATTTCTGAAGTTTCCTCTTTATGTCCCAGCTAGACTGGTCTATGAAAGCTACCATCACTGTGGCTCTGTGCTCCTCACTTTCTGGGTCATAGGGGTTGTATTGTCTAAAGGCCTCCATCAGCCTTTCTAGGAAGGTAGTGGGCGGGGACTCATCTGGTCCTTGAATGACCCTTCTTACCTTGGCCAAATTAGTGGGGTACCTTGCCGCCCCCTTGAGACCTGTCAACAGAGCCTGGTGATAGATCTTGAGGTGCTTCCTACATTCAGAGGAGTTGTAGTTCCAGGCAGGGGGGCAGAGAGGAATCCATCATCAGTGGTAGTAGGGTTCTGAGTGGGGGTCCTATTTTCCCCAGGAACAGTTTTTCTGGCCTCTAGAATGATCCTCTCTCTTCAGTGGTAAAGAGAATCTGCAAAATCTGCTGGCAATCATCTCAGGTGGGCTGATGGGTAAACAAGACAGAATCTAGAAGGTCAGTGAGTCCCTGAGGATTCTCAGAGAAATGGGGATGTTGAGATTTCCAATTGTAATGATCTGCAGTTGGGAACGGCCAGTATTGAAACACTTGGTTGCCATCTGCATCAGGTGGCCCATAAGCTCGGAGGGGGAGGGCCAGTATCTGGAGGTGTAATCCACCTACCCTGGGTCCCCATAGCCAGTCCGGGATTACCAGactcagaaggaggaggagccaaAGGTGCTGGCTGTGGTCCCTGCGGACTTAAGGAGGGTGGATAAGGGGGATGGGGATCCAGAGTAAATCAGGAGGGGTTGAGTCTCGAAGAACATTCTTTTTGGATGCAGGAGGGTCCTGTAAAGCAAGGACTGAGGTAGTAGGGGAAATTAAGAAGGGCTGGACCCAACCTGGGGGATCCGTAACCGGACTTTCCCAAACCAAAATATATGGAAATTGCTCCGCATGGCAATGGGGCCCGGGGTGGAAGACCTGTTTTCGGACTACTCGGATGAGGGTCAAGACAAAAGATCCCTCTGCTGGCCACCCAGCTCTGAACGTGGGCCACTTGGAAGAACAAAGAGTGGTCCATTTGGACTTTTTGACCTCCACAGAAAAGGTCATGGCCCCGTCTTCCAACTTCGCCCCAATGGCTTAATGTCAAACCAAAAGGAGTTGAAACAGTCTGTCCCATGTCCGTCTGTTGGTTTGTCAGAAATTAAACACCAAAAATGAAGgcaaagaagcagagacaggcaaggGAAATGGGCTCCTTGATCAGGATCTGATGACCCACAGATCCACAATCTCAGGGAGGAGGTACAGGTTCTTGGAGAATCTGAGTCATCCCACAGATCCTCCCTGGCCGCAGCGTTAAGACACTGTGCTTGGCCAGTTCTAGACCAGTCACAGATCACGCTGGAGTTTACGCACAAAATGAGAgtaagaaaaatacaaacaatagaCATGGAGAGGAAATCACACAGACAACAGACATTCTACCTGCTCTGGTGATCCCTCCAATTGCTGGGGTCTGGTACTGAGAAGGGGAGAGGCTTCCCGGTCAACGCACCAAATGCAAGACTCGAAGAGTCTTGCTCTGGAAGACCCCCCTCTCAAGAAAACTCGGAGGTAGTAATCGATGCAAAAGGCAAGAGGTTTATTGAGCCGATGAGCCAGGGTCACCCGTCCTACCGAGACAAGACGACCCCAAAGGAACGTGGTAAAGCAGTTTTTATACTCTTTAGGAGTGTCGGTCACATCAGCAGAAGTTATACTTTAAACACATTAACATGTGCTCTATATCTGTGACTTTCCGGAGGGACAGTGCCTTCCTAGAATTGTTTGCCAAGGCTGGGCCTTCCCAGAGGGTCAGTTTGTTCACAGAATGGGCCATGAGGGCCACATGATTATTATCTCTCATAGGGAATGATACTGTTGGGAGGCGTGGCCTCATGGAAGTGTGTCATTGTCAGagtaggctttgagaccctcctcctaaccacatggtagccagtcttctgtttgccttcagaataaggtgtagaactttcagcttctctagcaccatgtctgcctggatgctccaATACCAAGCTTACTGccttgataatagactgaacctctgaacctgtaagccagtcccaattaaatgttgtcctttataagagttgccttggtcatggtgtctcttcacagcaatggaaatcctaattAGATAGGGtacttagctgggcagtggtggtgcatgcttttaatcctagcacttgggaggcagaggcaggcagatttctgagtttaaggccagcctgatctacagagttccaggacagccagggctatacagagaaatcctgtcttgaaaaagaaagggctggagagatggctcagtggttaagggcactgactgctcttccagaggatgagttcaattcccagcaaccacatggtggctcacaaccatctgtaacgggatccaatgccctcttcttgtgtttctgaagacagcgacagtgtactcatataaattaatcttaaaaagaaatgattaaaaaaaaataaagacagggtACTTAGAATGTAAGAATATCCAAAAGTACAATCTAAGAACTTAACACCAAGCCTTGGAGGCACTGGCTtttctctaatcccagcacctggggaggcagaggcaggcagatctctgagtttccagtctggcctgatctacagagtgagttccaggacagccagggctacacagggaaaccctgcctcagaaaaataCCAAAgaactttttaaacatttagtgGCACATTGCTTTACATCTACAGAGTGCACATGTGTTTAAGTGCTGAAATTCTACACAACGTTTTTTTCTctaatcacatgcacacacacatgcatatgcatactcGCTTGCGCACGCTtgcgtgcacagacacacatttcgAGCATACTCTCCCCATTGTGTGGGGTCCCAGGTTGgagctcaggctgtcaggcttggtgagATGTGGCTTTACAGACTGAATCACCTCACCATCTCCCTCTAAGTATGAAAACCTCTGGGACAGACTCCTGAATCtgttcctgactgcagatgtcaATTGCAAAATGTTGTCTCTGGAATCCAGTAATTCCACCAGTTGAATGTCcttggggtagagagatggcCTAGTCATTcttgctgaggacccaggttcaattcacaGTGCTCACATGGTTCACCGTCATCAGTCACTCCAGTTACTGTGTATCTGATGTATCTGATCAGACTTCTGAGGGCAGTAAGCATACATGCggtgcacatacatgtaagaAAAATGGTAATATGCATAAATTTGGAAGCAGGAGAAATAGTCATTGGATTTGGGGACTCAAGACATtgaagggctagagaggtggctcagtggttaagagcactgctcttccagaggtcctgagttcgattcccagcaaccacatgatggctcacaaccatctctaatgggatccggATCTCCttttctggcatgtctgaagacagcaatagtgtactcatatacataaaataaatctttaaaaaaaagagggacAGAATCAGAATTTCCTTTTGGGTAATAGAGTTAATACTACAGACAACATGGGAGATCTGAAGAGAGTTCAGATCTACATTAAGAGGGGGTTCCCTTATAGATTTCAGAGGTGGTGGTAGGTTTCATGCCATGCAGTTTGGTAGTCTACAGTCCTGTAGTCCAGCTGTCCCTGATTCCAAGTGGGAAGGAGTATGTAGCCCTTGAGGATATGGGGGAAGGAAAGGCCCATTTAGTTAAGGTGCTTCCATTATGTGGGAGAGTGGTGTGCTGTCTTGATGTCTTGGGAGGCCCTGGTACCCTAAAATTCTAAGCAACATTTTTCTAAACACACTCCCTATTGTATGGGGTCCCAAGATGGAGCTCAGGCTGCCAGGCTTAAGAGGGGCTAGGGAAAACAAAGGGAGTCCCAAAATCCCTGTTGCATGTCTCACTTTTAATGAGAAAGCTATACAAAGCCTACCAAGGGCTCTGGATGAGGGTGACTCGACGGGATCCAATCTGAGCAGGGTTTCCCTGAGGGCCGGCCATTGGCCAGTAAATCGGGCATGTAAACCTCCTGGGGGGAATGAGGATCGGGGTGCCTGCTAATGCTATGGACACCAGGCACTGGGCGGGTTTGGGGAGTTAGGGTTACAGAATCATGGGCAGGAACTTGTCAATTGGATACGGGAAGCCAGTGAGAGACAGGCTGCTGGGATTATCTCTGAGTACAAAACCTAGCATGGTATAGCAAATTGTTTTCTGCAACCAATATCTAAAGGACCAACAGGGAAAAGAGCCCAAAGCTACCAGGGAGTGTGTGGAAGGCCCGGCGTGCCCAGGGAGCTTCTAGCACCCTTGCCAAACCTGGAGGGCAACTGTGAACAAGTCAAAATTACCCAAATATCAAGTGTCCCCCAAGAATAATGGGGAGCTGTGTCCCAAGATCAAGGACCCCGAACCAGAGCCCAGAGAGTAACCCTGGAATAGACCCttggctctggctggcctcagacttgcccATTTTACCATTGATGTGCCAGGAACCGAGAGGCCCAGAGCCTGGATCCCGGCCACTCAGAGACCCTCATTACTCCAACTACAGAGACGATGAAAAGCAGAGGAGATTTATTTCAATGTGGCCACACTGGgaagaggaacacatgaagtCCAGTGATTCTCACCCCAAGTTCATCTTCGGGGTCCTGTAGTATGTTTAGATTTAAATAGAGGGCAAGAGGTACACATAAAATGAGAGCCTGCTCAAGATGTGGCCCTGCCAGCAGCATTGTCTGAGCTCCAATCTCTTCTGCAAGCTCTTTACCttcagcctggcggtggtggcgcacacctttaatcccagcacttggaaggcagaggcaggcggatttctgagttcaaggccagcctggtctacagagtgagttccaggtcagccagggctatacagagaaaccctgtctcgaaaaaaccaaatccaaaaaaaaaaaaaaaaaaaaaaacaacaacaacaaaaaaaaaaacaaaaacaaaaaacccaaaacaaaacacacacacacacacaacaaaactcTACCTTCCAGAGGAAATTCCATTTCCTTGGGAAccattgtttcaatagtctgTTAGCCAAAGGGAGGGGCCTAAgtgtctctttagaatatcttcatttctgtcAGAAACCTTGATGTCACACACAGAACTGGTAACCCCCACACTACATCCTTTTGACCGGCTGTAaagtttttatcagaaataaattAAGGGCTAGGGAAAACAAAGGGAGTCCCAAAATCCCAGTGACATTTCCTGGGCACCTGTCGGGATGTCTCACAGGTTAATGAGAATGAGAAATGGAAATGAGAATAACATTGAGGTTAATGTTAATGAGAAAGCTGTACAAAGCCTACCAAGAGCTCTAGAGGAGGGAAACTGCTGGATCTAATTTGAGCAGGGTTTCCCTGAGGGCGGGCAATTGGCCAGTTAAAGAATACACCCTTAAGGCTTGAGGAGCAGAACTAGTCCTTCTGGCTCACaacctactccccccccccccccactctcccccaGGAGATCTCCAAGCATCCTCACCTGCTTGGAACAAGAGACGCAGGGAGTGACTGAACGGCACTCCGGCCCCATTTCACACTCACAAACCTACACCTGCGGGATTAGAGGCCTTGTGGACACACAAAAAGTCTCAGTTGAAAGTGGCCGGGACGAAGGTGGGACTGTGCTAGGAGACCGAGGGCTGGCTGTCGGTACAACAGGAGAGCAAAAGCCAGTAAGTGATGGGGCTTGGCTAATTTCTTGAGTTTAGAGAAAGTTCCCAAGGcaaggaaggatttttttttctccaagtgCAAGCCATCACGCTTTTGGCTCATTGTTTGAGGTTAAATCTTATTCACTAAAGTCGGCCGATCCTAGCCCACTGGCAGGAGAGCTAAGGCCAAACTACAGGGCCCACCAATGGCTTAAAGTTCTCTCTACTTAGAACAGAAATCTCTCGGACCTGAACTTACCCCTACTGTACGGTTAATCTGTAACATCTACCTGGAATGCCTCGACGAACCTAATCGCTAGAGTCAAGTCCTCACTACCTAGCATCCTCCGTTTCTATCTTAGAGCCCATGTAAtactgttttttggttttgtttggtttttggtttttcgagcaTGTAATATACTACCGGCAGCACCAAAAGAACACCAAGACCCCAGCCGAAGCAGCGCGCACGGGCAGTCACCGCCTCTTTGGGACGTGGCCTGACGTCAGCAGAGGCGTGGTGAGGGGCGGAGCTGCAGCCGGCTTGGGGCGGTCCTGAGCTGGGTCACGTAGCTCAGGTCTCTGGCTTGGGTCGCCTCGCGTATTTCCGCCGTCCTCCGGTCCTCGCTCGCAGTCTCTCCGCCACCATGCCTATGTTCATCGTGAACACCAATGTTCCCCGCGCCTCGGTGCCAGAGGGCTTTCTCTCCGAGCTCACCCAGCAGCTGGCGCAGGCCACCGGCAAGCCCGCCCAGGTTTGCAGGGAGGACATGGGAAGACAGTAGGGTGGGGTGGGTCGAGTGAAGAGGAATGGGGCTGGAGGCCACGACGGGCTGGCGGGTGGTGGCTGGAGCTCTCTGGGAGACCGGTGGCCCTGTAGTCAGCCTTTCAGGAGGGTTGACCGCGTGTCTGTGTCCCTCCCGCCttgccgcccctcccccacccagtaCATTGCCGTGCACGTGGTCCCGGACCAGCTCATGACTTTTAGCGGCACGAGCGACCCCTGCGCCctctgcagcctgcacagcatcGGCAAGATCGGTGGCGCCCAGAACCGCAACTACAGCAAGCTGCTGTGCGGCCTGCTGTCGGATCGCCTGCACATCAGCCCGGACCGGTGCGtggggtggtgtggtgtggtggggtgAGGGGCGCTTGGGAGGTCCGCAGGGAGGGGGATGCTCAAGTGACTCCTGCTCGCAGTACGCTCTCCGAGACCGCGAGCTTAGCTGAGCCAGGCTTTCATTCTCTCAGGGTCTACATCAACTATTACGACATGAACGCAGCCAACGTGGGCTGGAACGGTTCCACCTTCGCTTGAGTCCTGGCCACACACTTACCTGCACCGCTGTTCGAGCCTCGCTGCACGCAGTGTTCTGTATTTATCCACCCGTGGCTATGCCCACCTTCCGGTCGGGAGAAATAAATGGTTTAAGAGACCACAGTTGCCTCGGCTTCTGCTTCCTTGGCTTGCGGGAGAATTGGGTGCAGGGTGGAGGCCTTGAATGGAAGTCTCTCTAAACCAGTCCAGTAGTTTAGATGTCCTTTGTTTTGGCCTTACCTCTAAAAGAGGCTGACTTAGTCACCTGGTCAGGAGTTGTATCAGAGCTTCCTAAGCAGTTGTTGCATCCTGAACTGAGTTCTTCACCCTGGGCGGGAGTCCTGAATTGTGTCCTTACCACGGtgggaaatgaaaacaaataaactgCTATGGAAGGGGGGCCGGGGGAATTGCTTGAGAAGGATAGGGATTAAATTCATTGTGCTCCAGCTGGTCCTGAACCTTTCTCAGCCCTATTTTCCTTCCCAAAAATCACTGTGCTAAGCCACGTGGTCTGCTTCGTTGATCTGGACGATTAACTTGGTGGGAGAAGTAGCCCGGATACAAAGCTCCCAACAGTTCTGCTCCAGTGAGCTGGGTGTGTcgtccctgcccccccccccaacccctaccACCGCATCAATTCTCTGAGAATTCGTGAAGGCGGAGGGAGTACTTGACTATTGTCGTTGGCCAAGGCCCAATGTGATTTAGATCTATTGGCCTGGGGTCATTCCTACCCAGCCCAGAGACCCTGGTGGATGGGACTGGACAGAAACCCTGCTTGGGCCCTGAGACCCACTTCTGCGGTGAGAGGGGCTTGCCTTCCAGTTAGGGAGGCCCAACCCACTAGCTG is a genomic window containing:
- the Mif gene encoding macrophage migration inhibitory factor, producing MPMFIVNTNVPRASVPEGFLSELTQQLAQATGKPAQYIAVHVVPDQLMTFSGTSDPCALCSLHSIGKIGGAQNRNYSKLLCGLLSDRLHISPDRVYINYYDMNAANVGWNGSTFA